A region of the Bombus affinis isolate iyBomAffi1 chromosome 7, iyBomAffi1.2, whole genome shotgun sequence genome:
AAGATACTTGACGAACCCAGGGAAGAAGAATATGGTAAGTAAATCTATGTTACGATAGAAATCATAATTGAGGATCGCCCTGCCATATTCACGGAACGTTGCTTTTGGATTTTCCAATGAACCAACTCTTAAGCCATACGCAGTGCTACCGATTATATCGGTGGTGAAATTCCCGCATATATCCTTGAATTCAATTACTTTTCCATTGCCTGAAATAGATATTAGATTTCCTATAATGTGTCTAGCATTGTTgcatttttaatcaagaaacaATAATTGCAAAATTTGAAAAGTCCTCTCGCATCAAGAGGATTGActtttaattttgttaaacatttctattaagtaaaaattattgttttaaaaatatatattgaacTAACAACAGTTTCTCATGGTCAATCTGCTATTATGTAAATGCATTAGAAATGCGGTTTACCGTCCAAATGCAACGAATCCAGATACTTTGCAAGATCGTCAGCGACCACCAGCATTAATTCGAACATTTTCTTCAACTTGCCGACGGTAAAAATCGGCGTTAATTTTGACCTAAGAGATTTCCATCCTGGATTTTTCATCATGAACAGATTTGCGTATCCAAGACGATCATTTTTCTCATCTGCACAAGCGTGTCTATCAGCGAAATAGTTAAAGTCGCTCACTAACACGTGTTTCACGAGTTCTGGATCGCGAATTAACAGATAAGGTTTGTCGAAGATGTAAAATCCCAAGAAAGGTAAACCTTCTCCGTATTTGTATAGGTCCTTGACAAATTCTGCGGCTGATATTCTTGACAAAAGACAGTCCATGAAGTTGCCTACGAAGGGCGTAGGTGGAAGCTCTTTCACGCCCCGTTTCGACCAGTAGTTGAATTTCCGAGTCACGAACAAATAAGCGGCAACCATCAGTGACGACACAATCAGGATACCATCCAGACTCCAGTATGGCGTTAACAAGGCCATTTTGAACGAGTCTGAGAAGGAAAAATACTTTCGTTGGTCCAGAAAGACAGTATTTATCAACAATTTTttgattacggatttttatgcatttggaGAAAATGTAAAAGTATAGAGAGTGTAGTAGGAAAATGATGTAGAATAtggaaaataatatatttgGTAAAATGAGCAGCGAATCGCGGAGCACGAAGATACAGCGATGTTTACAGAACGTCCAACTTTTCACATATAAATGACTGTTCTGACTGAAACATTTGCAATGACACAATACTTTGCAGCACAATACATGGAAATACAATCTCTCTCGAGGCTCAGCATCCCTCTTAAGTTCTGGGAAATGTAGGCAGCCTTTCATTCAAATTCGGTGTCCCTTTTTCCCAAAAATCGATGCCACCCCGTGTCCCGAGCGAAACGGAGTACGCATCGCGATATCACAGCGACTACTTGGAAGCTTGGGCCTCGGTGACAAGGTTTACGATACGTCGATTGACGCATTCATATCGCCAACTAGTTAATGTTGTAAATAATTTCCTTCGGTGTGTCTCAAAACTCGACGTCACGTTTTCATCGCAAACCTTGTACTTTGTCCAACTCCGTTTTACATTTTGAGGATCGCGATctctatgtataataaaaaatgcCTAGAATGGAATGCACATAATACATGAATGTCTCAAGTAAAACAGTCGTTATGATATTCTATTTAATGAGTGTAAAATAAATCATTATTTGTGTTTAATTtcattcataaaaatacaaatatctgttaatatataaataaatgaaatatgttattattcTCTGATTAAAAAAAATCACTAATGTCAGTTCTTTTAAAACTTTAAGAATTTGTTGGCCTATGACAAAACTTAGTTtgtcaattattaatttaataggaACACTTTCCTGATGTTTTTATGCAGAAGATGAAACATAATAGTAGAATTGACTTTCTTTTTGGATACaattgtatattatttaatCAACGAGTAAATTGCTGGCACAGAATGTTGAATATTCTGGCGTTTCGCGTGGAATGATTAAAAATTAGAGTTTTCATCAAGGAGCGGAGAATATTAGAAAAGGAATACCATTTAAGAAAACTATATTCTATGCGATGGACGTAGTTTGTTCAAATGGTAGAATAGTTGGAAGCTAAACGTAAATCATTTTCTCAAAAAGAATCATTTCAGTGAAAGTCTAATGATTGTATCCGTGACTGATCTGTATGATTGTTTAGATTTGATGAAATCCTTTTCCACGAGAATGCCGATTAATGAAAGAAGAAACAGTAAAATTTTAGTGTAATTAACAGAATACTATTCGATTAAAGCTAagtaaattatatacatatataagcaGTATACATAACATCGAGAATCAGAGTGACGTCatatttgaatttaatttacgaaataaagaacgaaaattatttgtaattaataGAAGATCAAGAGAAATAACTTAATTCTGTCGTATGTTTTACAGTGAAATATACAGTACGTACCACTATGACTTACTTCAGTCGTTACAAGCACTATAAGATAACAGATATCAAATTCAGATTTGCGCAGAATGAGAAAACGTTTCCGAACCATGTAACGTAAGTTATTTGAATGAGCTTTGTATCGTCGGCAGTGATTATATATATGTCTCATTAtgcgaataacgtaatatttgcgcAACAATGTGTCGGGGTTTGGAAGTAGGGGTTTGGATTTATGCTTTAAAGAAGTTGTGAGGTTGAAGGTGAGAGTCTCTCTGATGTTTTTTTTGCAAGATTTATCGTTGTTTGATATGCAGCCTGTATTCCAGATAATAATAACTTCTGCGTTTCTCGAAAGATTTCTACCTGGATCGTAATCCTACCTTTCCTTCCTATCTGCTTTACTACTTAATCAAAAATCTTCTTAATGAAGGAGATGAACGCGCGTTTATACTGTTGCATACACGCGTGACG
Encoded here:
- the LOC126918969 gene encoding cytochrome P450 6k1-like isoform X3 — its product is MRHIYNHCRRYKAHSNNLRYMVRKRFLILRKSEFDICYLIVLVTTEVSHSDSFKMALLTPYWSLDGILIVSSLMVAAYLFVTRKFNYWSKRGVKELPPTPFVGNFMDCLLSRISAAEFVKDLYKYGEGLPFLGFYIFDKPYLLIRDPELVKHVLVSDFNYFADRHACADEKNDRLGYANLFMMKNPGWKSLRSKLTPIFTVGKLKKMFELMLVVADDLAKYLDSLHLDGNGKVIEFKDICGNFTTDIIGSTAYGLRVGSLENPKATFREYGRAILNYDFYRNIDLLTIFFFPGFVKYLKPKFFGKQATNFLRSIFWDVIEQRINSGQKRNDVIDLMIEMREKYKNDENLKDYKFDGDDLVSQASIFFAAGFETSSTTISFTLYELALNPDVQKTLRAELQDAMAKTNGKITYDMIMMLPYLDMVISETLRKYPVLAFLDRITLADYKVPNSDLQYRNK
- the LOC126918969 gene encoding cytochrome P450 6k1-like isoform X1, encoding MRHIYNHCRRYKAHSNNLRYMVRKRFLILRKSEFDICYLIVLVTTEVSHSDSFKMALLTPYWSLDGILIVSSLMVAAYLFVTRKFNYWSKRGVKELPPTPFVGNFMDCLLSRISAAEFVKDLYKYGEGLPFLGFYIFDKPYLLIRDPELVKHVLVSDFNYFADRHACADEKNDRLGYANLFMMKNPGWKSLRSKLTPIFTVGKLKKMFELMLVVADDLAKYLDSLHLDGNGKVIEFKDICGNFTTDIIGSTAYGLRVGSLENPKATFREYGRAILNYDFYRNIDLLTIFFFPGFVKYLKPKFFGKQATNFLRSIFWDVIEQRINSGQKRNDVIDLMIEMREKYKNDENLKDYKFDGDDLVSQASIFFAAGFETSSTTISFTLYELALNPDVQKTLRAELQDAMAKTNGKITYDMIMMLPYLDMVISETLRKYPVLAFLDRITLADYKVPNSDLVIEKGTPIFISMMGSHYDPRYFPNPEKYDPLRFTEEAKRARQNFIYFPFGEGPHSCIGMRLGLMQSKLGVVQILKDHEVSPCGKTKIPMVLDPNGFSTTALGGIYLNIQKIATTAG